The Calditrichota bacterium genome includes a region encoding these proteins:
- the selD gene encoding selenide, water dikinase SelD: protein MGDKRRQIRLTESVSCAGUASKLSLTELGAILEKLPRIEDPRLLVGISTADDAGVFKLTDELALIQTVDFFTPILDDPYLYGQISAANSLSDVYAMGGTPITALNIAGVSTGYFDADTLAAIFRGGIDKATEAGVVVLGGHTISDKELKYGLSVTGLIHPDRIITNSQAKIGDVLILTKPIGTGIVTTALKQAKLTEEELGITIQSMTTLNKFAAEAMQKIGVHAATDVTGFGLLGHLHELLAASGVGAEVFAHSIPFVPGALKYAKIGTIPAGSRANQFYLDDDEKVQLVADIPEEHEVLLYDAQTSGGLIIAVPPEKADALLQAIRETDHPFEPVIIGRIIEANPGFIRIVD, encoded by the coding sequence ATGGGCGATAAACGACGACAAATTCGGCTGACCGAATCCGTTTCCTGCGCCGGCTGAGCATCGAAACTTAGCCTAACGGAGTTAGGTGCGATTTTGGAAAAACTCCCCCGGATTGAAGACCCGCGTCTTCTCGTAGGGATAAGTACGGCCGATGATGCCGGCGTTTTCAAATTGACCGATGAGCTGGCACTGATTCAGACGGTCGATTTTTTTACGCCCATTCTGGACGATCCTTATCTTTACGGGCAGATTTCAGCCGCTAATTCCCTGAGTGATGTCTACGCCATGGGAGGAACGCCCATTACGGCGTTAAACATAGCGGGCGTTTCCACGGGCTATTTTGATGCGGATACCCTGGCGGCCATTTTCCGGGGCGGAATTGACAAGGCCACAGAAGCGGGTGTTGTGGTTCTGGGGGGACACACCATCTCGGATAAGGAGCTGAAGTACGGGCTCTCTGTAACGGGCCTTATTCATCCGGATAGAATTATTACCAATTCACAGGCTAAAATTGGAGATGTCTTAATTTTAACCAAACCCATTGGCACCGGCATTGTGACGACGGCCCTGAAGCAGGCCAAATTGACGGAAGAGGAACTGGGCATCACCATCCAATCGATGACAACGCTCAACAAATTTGCGGCTGAGGCCATGCAAAAGATTGGCGTGCACGCCGCCACCGATGTCACCGGGTTTGGATTGTTGGGACATTTACACGAACTGCTTGCGGCCAGTGGCGTTGGAGCGGAGGTTTTTGCTCACAGCATACCCTTTGTACCGGGTGCACTCAAATACGCCAAAATCGGCACCATTCCTGCCGGTTCACGGGCCAACCAATTTTATCTGGATGATGACGAAAAGGTTCAATTGGTGGCGGATATTCCCGAAGAGCACGAAGTATTGCTTTACGATGCTCAAACATCCGGTGGACTCATCATTGCCGTTCCTCCTGAAAAAGCGGATGCCCTGCTGCAGGCCATCCGAGAGACCGACCATCCCTTTGAACCCGTCATCATTGGCCGCATCATTGAAGCCAACCCGGGTTTTATTCGCATTGTGGATTAG
- a CDS encoding esterase family protein encodes MKKISLILLASFLLASLFMGGCGKEQATFPNQDLKGNPAHAGKIETVTIQSQYVGAEKAVKVYLPYGYNPSKKYPVIYFLHGFGGNENSWFEGKSLNKVADELIQDGTIQPMILVCPNASNALGGSFYTNSIDTDPERNPNLNPKMGFGFYEYYFIKEVIPTIESKYSIDENKRAIEGHSMGGYGAMKLAMLYPTLFKSVVAHSGPLSFHELFWGTGSNLLQRVATENDTLIDPAKVAADPFHHVITVTMMGMASAFSPHFGPGLSFDYVKYLMFPAFLAPKPSTIYQFPVSTTPVDTAGPGAADDILPGIDLPVRITQPNVTADTVTSVIQKWMRQDCYTMLETGKSYDGSDLDLADFKKLKIYMDCGNQDDFDPMDDGAGFGIIGTNIAFDQLLTQKGIDHVFDRYTGAHSSDVYYRIEVALKFQNDALK; translated from the coding sequence ATGAAAAAAATATCCCTTATTTTACTTGCCTCTTTTTTGCTGGCCAGTCTGTTTATGGGCGGCTGCGGCAAGGAGCAGGCAACCTTTCCCAATCAGGATTTAAAAGGCAATCCGGCACATGCGGGAAAAATTGAAACCGTCACCATTCAATCCCAGTACGTCGGGGCTGAAAAAGCGGTCAAGGTTTATCTTCCCTACGGGTACAACCCCAGTAAAAAATATCCGGTGATTTACTTTCTCCACGGATTTGGCGGGAACGAAAATTCATGGTTCGAGGGAAAAAGCTTGAACAAGGTAGCGGACGAACTCATTCAGGACGGCACCATTCAACCCATGATTCTGGTGTGTCCCAATGCATCAAACGCACTTGGAGGCAGTTTTTACACCAATTCCATTGATACGGATCCCGAGCGAAATCCAAATCTGAATCCAAAAATGGGATTTGGGTTTTACGAATATTATTTTATCAAGGAAGTCATTCCAACCATCGAATCCAAGTACAGCATCGACGAAAACAAGCGGGCGATTGAAGGCCATTCAATGGGCGGCTACGGCGCTATGAAACTGGCCATGTTATACCCCACGTTGTTCAAATCGGTGGTGGCGCATTCGGGACCGCTTTCCTTTCATGAGCTCTTTTGGGGAACCGGCAGCAATCTGCTTCAGCGCGTTGCGACCGAAAACGACACCCTTATCGATCCGGCTAAAGTCGCCGCCGACCCCTTCCATCACGTCATAACGGTTACGATGATGGGGATGGCCTCTGCTTTTTCGCCGCATTTTGGACCGGGACTCAGCTTTGATTATGTGAAGTACCTGATGTTTCCGGCTTTTCTGGCTCCCAAACCCAGCACGATCTACCAGTTTCCGGTTTCCACCACACCGGTTGATACGGCCGGACCCGGCGCAGCCGACGATATTCTCCCCGGCATCGACCTGCCCGTTCGCATTACCCAGCCCAACGTGACCGCCGACACGGTCACCTCTGTCATCCAAAAGTGGATGAGACAGGACTGCTACACCATGCTGGAAACAGGCAAAAGCTACGACGGTTCGGATCTGGATTTGGCCGATTTCAAAAAGCTGAAAATCTACATGGACTGCGGGAATCAAGACGATTTCGATCCCATGGATGACGGGGCCGGTTTCGGAATTATTGGCACAAACATCGCATTCGACCAGCTTCTGACCCAGAAGGGAATTGATCATGTTTTCGATCGCTACACAGGCGCCCACAGCAGCGATGTGTATTATCGAATTGAGGTGGCCCTTAAATTTCAAAATGATGCATTGAAATAA